One genomic region from Blastococcus sp. Marseille-P5729 encodes:
- a CDS encoding epoxide hydrolase family protein — protein MTDFEHTDTAVHPFTATAWDEELTDLRARLAATRWATPLPSDDWSRGVPQDYLRELVSAWIDFDWRAYLDRMNRLPQFTTVIEGQQIHFLHIRSEQPGAVPLLLTHGWPGSFLEFVDLIGPLTSPEKHGGDASDAFHVVIPSIPGFGFSTPLTTDGWTTNAIARAWVELMDRLGYDRFVNQGGDLGAGIAPEIGRVAPDRVLGVHVNGALGDFVAEVDDETAAQLTDLERDRLERTATFMQQEFGYISLQSTRPGLLGTMLADSPVGQLSWIVDKLHAWTHPADRLPHEVLGMDWLLANVSLYWFTRSAGSAALVGYASEEGWGEELTSSGVPTAAIQFAHDIGIRRFAEQSNNIVSWTDVTDRGGHFAALEEPHLLIDDLRSFVRTLR, from the coding sequence ATGACAGATTTCGAGCACACCGATACCGCTGTCCACCCGTTCACCGCGACCGCCTGGGATGAAGAGCTCACCGACCTGCGCGCACGACTTGCCGCAACCCGCTGGGCCACCCCGCTCCCCTCGGACGACTGGAGCCGGGGCGTACCGCAGGACTACCTGCGCGAGCTCGTCTCCGCATGGATCGACTTCGACTGGCGCGCCTACCTCGACCGAATGAACCGGCTGCCGCAGTTCACCACTGTCATCGAAGGGCAGCAGATCCACTTCCTGCACATCCGATCCGAGCAACCGGGTGCGGTCCCGCTGCTGCTCACGCACGGCTGGCCCGGATCGTTCCTGGAATTCGTCGACCTCATCGGCCCGCTCACCTCACCCGAGAAGCATGGCGGCGATGCCTCCGATGCCTTCCATGTGGTGATTCCGTCGATCCCGGGCTTCGGCTTCTCGACTCCCCTCACGACCGACGGCTGGACGACGAACGCGATCGCCCGGGCATGGGTCGAGCTGATGGACCGGCTCGGCTACGACCGCTTCGTCAATCAGGGTGGGGATCTCGGCGCCGGCATCGCACCTGAGATCGGGCGAGTCGCACCGGACCGCGTGCTCGGAGTGCACGTCAACGGGGCACTCGGCGACTTCGTTGCGGAGGTGGACGACGAGACTGCCGCGCAGCTGACCGACCTTGAGCGCGATCGTCTCGAGCGCACCGCGACGTTCATGCAGCAAGAGTTCGGCTACATCAGTCTTCAGTCGACCCGTCCGGGCCTGCTGGGCACGATGCTGGCCGACTCCCCCGTCGGTCAGCTCTCCTGGATCGTCGACAAGCTGCACGCCTGGACTCATCCGGCCGACCGCCTGCCGCACGAAGTGCTGGGCATGGACTGGTTGCTGGCGAACGTGTCGCTGTACTGGTTCACCCGCTCTGCGGGCTCGGCGGCCCTGGTTGGCTACGCATCCGAGGAAGGCTGGGGCGAGGAGCTGACGAGCTCCGGCGTCCCGACCGCTGCGATCCAGTTTGCCCACGACATCGGCATCCGACGGTTCGCCGAGCAGTCGAACAACATCGTCTCGTGGACGGACGTCACTGACCGCGGCGGCCACTTCGCGGCGCTCGAGGAGCCGCACCTGCTGATCGACGACCTCCGCTCCTTCGTGCGCACCCTTCGCTGA
- a CDS encoding DivIVA domain-containing protein, which yields MKVSVIVMGFLLVVLCIVAVAVVLYFVVAYVFGPGEAPPPSEPVASPLPHDRPMTAGDLRAATFPVTLRGYRMADVDALIERMARELEERTAAEPVPAESPGSAEPPADASALQNANPVSADDST from the coding sequence ATGAAAGTATCGGTAATCGTGATGGGATTCCTGCTGGTGGTGCTATGCATCGTCGCGGTCGCGGTCGTGCTGTACTTCGTGGTCGCCTACGTCTTCGGGCCTGGGGAGGCGCCGCCGCCCAGCGAGCCCGTCGCCTCGCCGCTGCCGCACGACCGACCGATGACCGCCGGCGACCTGCGTGCGGCCACCTTCCCGGTCACGCTCCGCGGCTACCGCATGGCGGACGTCGATGCGCTCATCGAGCGGATGGCTCGCGAGCTCGAGGAGCGCACTGCGGCCGAGCCGGTACCGGCCGAATCGCCTGGCTCGGCTGAGCCACCAGCAGACGCCTCCGCGCTCCAGAATGCCAACCCCGTGTCAGCGGATGACTCGACGTGA
- a CDS encoding YafY family protein — protein sequence MATTTGRTLELLGLLQARRLWSARELCERLEIGERTLRRDIDDLRGLGYGIESVPGPGGGYRSGPGASIPPLVLSGDEAVAIAVGLRAAAAASVAGIEQAAASALEKLERSLSAPTRRRIETIDRAMVTLAGGGEVGVDVMDSVAHAIRESRRLRAYYRRHDGVGSSRTLEPHRIVHSGRHWYLYAWDVERADWRTLRLDRLAPKVPLGEVFTPRQVPDEVLRSLVGHAISSAPYPYVCRVRVHAPVDAVASAFGPTVASVSDLGDGMTELVAGANNLAEFVLYLGASGMEFDVVEPTELREVMKAAAARLMRAAAS from the coding sequence ATGGCGACAACGACCGGACGAACGCTCGAGCTGCTCGGGCTGCTGCAGGCTCGCCGTCTCTGGTCGGCCCGCGAGCTGTGCGAGCGGCTCGAGATCGGCGAGCGCACGCTGCGGCGTGATATCGACGATCTGCGGGGCCTCGGGTACGGGATCGAGTCGGTGCCCGGTCCCGGCGGCGGATACCGGTCCGGACCCGGGGCGTCGATCCCGCCATTGGTGCTGAGCGGGGACGAGGCGGTCGCGATCGCCGTAGGACTGCGCGCTGCCGCGGCAGCTTCGGTGGCTGGGATCGAGCAGGCGGCGGCGTCGGCGCTGGAGAAGCTCGAGCGCTCCCTCTCGGCGCCAACCCGGCGCCGGATCGAGACGATCGACCGCGCCATGGTGACGCTCGCAGGCGGTGGCGAGGTCGGTGTCGACGTCATGGACTCGGTCGCGCACGCGATTCGCGAATCGCGCCGGTTGAGGGCGTATTACCGGCGGCATGACGGCGTGGGCAGCAGCCGCACGCTGGAGCCCCATCGGATCGTCCATTCAGGCCGCCACTGGTATCTCTACGCGTGGGATGTCGAGCGTGCCGACTGGCGCACGCTGCGGCTCGATCGACTTGCGCCGAAGGTCCCGCTAGGGGAGGTGTTCACGCCGCGCCAGGTGCCGGATGAGGTGTTGCGCTCGCTCGTGGGTCACGCCATCAGCTCGGCACCGTATCCGTACGTGTGCCGGGTACGGGTGCACGCGCCCGTCGACGCCGTGGCGAGCGCGTTCGGCCCGACCGTCGCATCAGTGAGCGATCTCGGTGATGGGATGACAGAGCTGGTCGCAGGCGCCAACAACTTGGCCGAGTTCGTGCTCTACCTCGGCGCCAGCGGCATGGAGTTCGATGTTGTCGAACCGACCGAGCTTCGTGAGGTGATGAAAGCGGCAGCCGCGCGGCTGATGCGCGCGGCTGCCTCGTGA
- the glgA gene encoding glycogen synthase, translating to MRIGILTREYPPFVYGGAGVHVDFLVRELEKLTDVQGYCTGEERPKAQTFPEEVPGAPDANAALKVMAADIAMTAALADREVLHSHTWYANFAGHLGKLLYGVPHVISSHSLEPLRPWKAEQLGGGYRLSSWVEKQAYEAADAIVAVSNGVRRDILQAYPDVDPDKVHTIYNGIDPELYQPDPDTDVLEEIGVDLSKPYVMWVGRITRQKGVPHLLNAAKQFSEGVQIVLLAGAADTPELKEETDRLLAELREQRDGVFLVSEHLPPKKVAQVFTHARMFICPSIYEPLGIVNLEAMACETAVVASDVGGIPEVVVNGETGLLVHYDKDQPEQFEAGLAEAVNQLLADDQLCDDFGRAGRERAVNDFGWNRIAEQVNNLYEAVVRAAK from the coding sequence CCGGCGTCCACGTCGACTTCCTGGTCCGCGAGCTCGAGAAGCTCACCGATGTCCAGGGCTACTGCACCGGCGAGGAGCGGCCAAAGGCGCAGACCTTCCCCGAGGAGGTACCCGGGGCACCGGACGCCAATGCCGCCCTGAAGGTGATGGCCGCCGACATCGCGATGACCGCGGCGCTGGCCGACCGCGAGGTGCTGCATTCACACACCTGGTACGCCAACTTCGCCGGCCACCTCGGCAAGCTGCTGTACGGCGTCCCGCACGTCATCTCCTCGCACTCCCTCGAGCCGCTGCGGCCGTGGAAGGCTGAACAGCTCGGCGGCGGCTACCGCCTGTCGTCGTGGGTGGAGAAGCAGGCCTACGAGGCCGCGGACGCGATCGTCGCGGTCAGCAACGGCGTACGCCGGGACATCCTGCAGGCCTACCCGGACGTCGACCCCGACAAGGTGCACACCATCTACAACGGGATCGACCCCGAGCTCTATCAGCCCGACCCCGACACCGACGTGCTGGAGGAGATCGGCGTCGACCTCAGCAAGCCGTACGTGATGTGGGTCGGCCGGATCACCCGGCAGAAGGGCGTTCCGCACCTGCTGAACGCTGCCAAGCAGTTCAGCGAGGGCGTGCAGATCGTGCTGCTGGCCGGCGCCGCCGACACTCCCGAGCTCAAGGAGGAGACCGACCGGCTGCTGGCCGAGCTGCGCGAGCAGCGGGACGGCGTCTTCCTCGTCAGCGAACACCTGCCGCCGAAGAAGGTCGCACAGGTCTTCACGCACGCGCGGATGTTCATCTGCCCGTCGATCTACGAGCCGCTCGGCATCGTGAACCTCGAGGCGATGGCGTGCGAGACGGCGGTGGTGGCCTCGGACGTCGGCGGCATCCCAGAGGTGGTCGTCAACGGGGAGACCGGTCTGCTGGTGCACTACGACAAGGACCAGCCGGAGCAGTTCGAGGCCGGGCTCGCCGAGGCGGTCAACCAGCTGCTCGCCGACGACCAGCTATGCGACGACTTCGGCCGGGCCGGCCGCGAGCGCGCGGTGAACGACTTCGGCTGGAACCGGATCGCCGAGCAGGTCAACAACCTCTACGAGGCCGTCGTCCGCGCCGCGAAGTAG
- a CDS encoding DUF3117 domain-containing protein yields MAAMKPRTGEGPLEVTKEGRGIVMRVPLEGGGRLVVEMTPDEAQALSDALKGVVE; encoded by the coding sequence ATGGCGGCGATGAAGCCTCGGACCGGTGAGGGCCCACTCGAGGTCACGAAGGAGGGTCGCGGCATCGTCATGCGCGTACCGCTCGAGGGCGGCGGCCGGCTCGTCGTGGAGATGACCCCGGACGAGGCGCAGGCACTGTCCGACGCGCTCAAGGGCGTCGTCGAGTAG